In a single window of the Zea mays cultivar B73 chromosome 5, Zm-B73-REFERENCE-NAM-5.0, whole genome shotgun sequence genome:
- the LOC100502266 gene encoding uncharacterized protein LOC100502266 has product MGSRGRMLFDLNELPAEVEEAAAAVVPKESAAVVPKESAAVVPQEAVVVALQEAAVVVSQPQKSLRVPTTYAPTLFQRGEGSQSQGILNNNAFKHASIGSGFQPFVRNSKDSNNTKEPMKVEDNHNSSIASLSMVNNQITDSAASKVETCNKVSQAIEREEGEWSDADGISENAGSSNKDEFTGTASTNLKKESQESEPHLIKSGDVTKDDTAAECSDAEKVDASEDRVHGSTGSDNMQNSECKGNQPGDDLDLCNRSRDVKGVEANYALRFASNPAKRPKLNEHKEAMLGKKRARQTVFINVEDAKQAGTMKTSTPRRQSSFPAPIVTRTVKEASRGAGEKAAEKQSQQAIRDQRQPEMMGSERSNSADPSDQYTESNGDAELGTQGRSKKMNAEDPASDGYQQPVQRQASFKQSMDLKQPKSRSFSSQRTFLTGTNNADQKPASKRSIISKKQTFVNNVQDSSVERLIREVTNDKFWHNPEEAELECVPGSFESAEEYIRVFEPLLFEECRAQLYSSYEESLEAVGRDAHVAVRVKTVDRRERGWYDVVVLPIHEQKWNFKEGDVAILSFPRPGSAAQSGRSSRRAMGSNEDAVSECGRLVGTVRRHMPIDTRDPIGAIIHFYLGDSFDSNSEANVLNKLQPRSTWYLTGLGSLATTQREYVALHAFRRLSVQMQNAILQPSPEHFPKYQEQPPVMPDCFTPNFADHLHRSFNGPQLSAIHWAATHTAAGTNNGVLKKQEPWPFTLVQGPPGTGKTHTVWGMLNVIHLVQYQHYYAALLKKLAPESYKQVSGSTSTSSETVAAGSIDELLQSMDQNLFRTLPKLCPKPRMLVCAPSNAATDELLARVLDRGFIDGEMKVYRPDVARVGVDSQSRAAQAVSVERRTDQLLMKGREEVIGWLHQLKAREQQLSQEIAYLQRELNIVAAAGRSQGSVGVDPDVLAQRDRNRDILLQKLAASVESRDKVLVEMSRLLILESRFGLGSNFNMEDARASLEASFANEAEIVFTTVSSSGRKLFSRLTHGFDMVVIDEAAQASEVGVLPPLALGAARCVLVGDPQQLPATVISKAAGTLLYSRSLFERFQQAGCPTILLSVQYRMHPQIREFPSKYFYQGRLTDSESVVKLPDEAYYRDALMAPYIFYDLSHGRESHRGGSSSYQNIHEAQFALRLYEHLQKFLKANGAKKVSVGIITPYKLQLKCLQREFKDVMNTEEGKDIYINTVDAFQGQERDIIIMSCVRASNHGVGFVADIRRMNVALTRARRALWVVGNANALMQSEDWASLIADAKARKCFMDLDCIPKDFLPMKVPSNTPGRNSSNNIRNMRTGGGPRPRHLDMFSEPRTGMNMRPDEDERLNSVPRNGSYRNLDDFVRPGDRPRDNLQFGVPRRPNSSNGRREV; this is encoded by the exons ATGGGTTCTCGAGGAAGGATGTTATTTGACCTTAACGAACTCCCagcagaagttgaagaagcagcaGCTGCTGTCGTGCCAAAAGAATCTGCTGCTGTTGTGCCAAAAGAATCTGCTGCTGTCGTACCACAAGAAGCTGTTGTTGTGGCGTTACAAGAAGCTGCTGTTGTCGTGTCACAACCTCAGAAATCCCTTCGTGTTCCGACGACATATGCCCCAACCTTGTTTCAGCGAGGGGAAGGATCACAGTCGCAGGGGATATTGAACAATAATGCCTTTAAGCATGCATCCATTGGTTCTGGATTTCAGCCTTTTGTGAGGAACAGCAAAGATTCAAACAATACAAAGGAGCCGATGAAGGTGGAAGATAATCATAATTCTAGTATAGCATCACTGTCCATGGTAAACAATCAGATCACCGACAGTGCTGCTTCAAAGGTTGAGACTTGCAATAAGGTGTCACAAGCCAttgaaagagaagaaggagaatggTCTGATGCAGATGGCATTTCTGAAAATGCAGGGAGTAGCAACAAAGATGAGTTCACTGGTACCGCAAGCACTAATTTGAAGAAAGAATCCCAAGAGAGCGAGCCCCATCTTATTAAATCTGGTGATGTGACTAAAGATGATACTGCTGCGGAATGTAGTGATGCTGAAAAGGTTGATGCATCTGAAGATCGGGTTCACGGGTCCACAGGATCAGATAACATGCAAAATTCTGAATGTAAAGGAAATCAGCCTGGTGATGATCTAGATCTTTGCAACAGGTCAAGGGATGTTAAAGGAGTCGAAGCCAATTATGCTTTGAGGTTTGCGAGCAACCCCGCAAAGAGGCCCAAGTTAAATGAACACAAAGAGGCCATGTTAGGCAAAAAACGAGCTAGGCAAACTGTCTTCATCAATGTAGAGGATGCGAAACAAGCTGGTACAATGAAGACATCAACACCCAGGAGGCAGTCATCTTTTCCAGCACCGATTGTTACACGTACAGTGAAGGAAGCTTCTCGTGGTGCTGGTGAAAAGGCTGCAGAAAAACAAAGTCAGCAAGCAATCAGGGATCAGAGACAACCTGAAATGATGGGATCAGAGCGAAGCAATTCTGCAGATCCTAGTGACCAATACACTGAATCCAATGGTGATGCTGAGTTGGGTACCCAGGGCCGGTCAAAGAAAATGAATGCAGAAGATCCAGCCTCAGATGGGTATCAGCAGCCTgtccaaagacaagcttcattcAAGCAATCCATGGACTTGAAGCAACCAAAAAGCCGATCATTCTCTTCCCAAAGAACATTTCTAACAGGAACAAACAATGCTGATCAGAAGCCAGCCAGCAAAAGGTCTATTATTTCCAAAAAGCAAACTTTTGTAAACAATGTACAGGATTCATCTGTTGAGCGACTTATAAGGGAGGTGACAAACGATAAGTTCTGGCACAATCCAG AGGAGGCAGAACTTGAGTGTGTTCCTGGAAGCTTTGAATCTGCTGAGGAGTACATTAGAGTTTTTGAGCCTTTGCTTTTTGAGGAATGCAGAGCTCAGCTTTATAGTTCGTATGAGGAGAGTCTTGAGGCTGTGGGAAGGGATGCACATGTAGCGGTCCGAGTAAAAACTGTCGATAGACGTGAAAGAG GATGGTACGATGTTGTCGTTCTACCGATCCATGAACAAAAATGGAATTTCAAAGAAGGCGATGTTGCTATTCTATCGTTTCCACGGCCTGGTTCAG CTGCACAATCAGGCCGATCTAGTAGGAGAGCTATGGGTTCAAATGAGGATGCTGTATCAGAATGTGGCCGGCTTGTTGGTACTGTTAGGCGCCACATGCCTATTGATACACGTGATCCTATTGGAGCTATTATCCATTTTTATCTTGGTGATTCATTTGATTCTAACAG TGAGGCTAATGTTCTGAATAAACTCCAACCTCGGAGTACCTGGTATCTAACTGGACTTGGTTCTCTTGCAACAACACAACGAGAATATGTTGCTTTACACGCTTTCCGCCGTCTTAGTGTGCAG ATGCAAAATGCAATACTTCAACCAAGTCCAGAGCATTTCCCGAAGTATCAAGAGCAACCACCAGTCATGCCAGACTGCTTCACCCCAAATTTCGCTGACCATCTCCATCGTAGCTTCAATGGTCCTCAATTGTCGGCAATTCATTGGGCTGCAACACATACAGCTGCTGGCACAAACAATGGTGTCCTAAAGAAACAAGAACCATGGCCTTTCACGTTGGTACAAGGTCCTCCTGGGACAGGGAAAACTCATACTGTGTGGGGGATGCTAAATGTTatccatcttgttcagtatcaacaTTACTATGCTGCTTTGCTTAAGAAGCTTGCTCCTGAAAGTTACAAGCAAGTTAGTGGTAGCACTAGTACCAGCTCAGAGACTGTTGCAGCAGGGTCAATTGATGAACTATTGCAGAGCATGGACCAGAATCTATTTCGCACTCTTCCCAAGCTTTGCCCTAAGCCTCGGATGCTTGTATGTGCCCCATCAAATGCTGCAACAGATGAGCTTCTTGCTCGTGTTCTTGACCGTGGTTTTATAGATGGTGAAATGAAGGTATACCGCCCTGATGTTGCTCGTGTTGGAGTTGATTCACAGTCTCGAGCTGCACAGGCTGTTTCAGTTGAAAGAAGGACAGATCAGCTTTTAATGAAGGGCCGTGAAGAAGTAATTGGGTGGCTACATCAGCTAAAAGCCCGTGAGCAGCAGCTATCACAGGAGATTGCCTATCTTCAAAGGGAACTCAATATAGTTGCAGCGGCTGGTAGATCCCAGGGTTCAGTAGGGGTAGATCCTGATGTTCTTGCTCAAAGGGATCGTAACCGTGATATTCTGCTTCAGAAACTTGCTGCGTCAGTTGAAAGCAGGGATAAAgtattggtggagatgtcacggcTGCTGATATTAGAAAGCAGGTTCGGTCTTGGCAGCAACTTCAATATGGAAGATGCTAGGGCTAGTCTGGAAGCCAGTTTTGCCAATGAAGCTGAGATTGTTTTTACAACTGTGTCAAGTAGCGGGCGTAAGTTATTTTCCCGCCTGACTCATGGCTTTGATATGGTTGTTATTGATGAGGCTGCTCAGGCTAGCGAAGTAGGAGTCCTTCCTCCATTGGCTCTTGGTGCAGCTAGATGTGTCCTGGTTGGTGATCCACAGCAACTCCCTGCTACTGTTATTAGCAAAGCAGCTGGAACTTTGCTTTACAGTAGGAGTCTATTCGAGAGGTTTCAGCAGGCTGGTTGTCCTACCATTTTATTGTCAGTGCAATACAGGATGCATCCCCAGATCCGTGAATTTCCATCAAAATACTTTTATCAAGGCCGTCTTACAGATAGTGAGAGTGTTGTTAAATTACCTGATGAAGCCTATTACAGAGATGCACTTATGGCACCTTATATCTTCTACGACTTGTCACATGGCCGTGAGTCTCATAGGGGTGGGTCATCTTCATATCAGAATATTCATGAAGCGCAGTTTGCATTGCGTTTGTATGAGCACCTTCAGAAGTTCTTGAAAGCTAACGGTGCCAAGAAGGTTTCTGTTGGTATAATCACACCATATAAGTTGCAGTTGAAGTGCCTTCAGCGGGAATTTAAGGATGTTATGAATACTGAGGAAGGGAAGGATATCTACATAAATACAGTTGATGCTTTCCAAGGACAGGAGCGTGACATAATTATTATGTCATGTGTCCGTGCATCAAACCATGGTGTGGGTTTCGTTGCTGATATACGGCGTATGAATGTAGCTCTAACTAGAGCTAGGAGAGCTTTATGG GTTGTTGGTAATGCTAATGCTCTCATGCAGTCTGAGGACTGGGCATCGCTAATAGCGGATGCGAAGGCCAGGAAATGTTTTATGGACCTGGATTGCATTCCCAAGGACTTCTTACCAATGAAGGTTCCATCTAATACTCCAGGTAGGAATTCTTCCAACAACATCCGGAACATGAGGACTGGTGGTGGACCTAGACCAAGACACTTGGACATGTTCTCAGAACCGAGAACTGGTATGAACATGAGGCCCGATGAAGATGAGCGTCTGAATTCTGTTCCAAGAAATGGTAGTTACAGGAATTTGGATGATTTTGTCCGACCTGGTGATCGTCCCAGGGATAATCTGCAGTTTGGAGTTCCCAGGAGGCCAAATTCTTCTAATGGCAGGAGAGAAGTGTAA
- the LOC100382018 gene encoding uncharacterized protein LOC100382018, translating to MNPPRIRHQDTPPNKPPYHIMPSRGGSGNTQRQQDPTVVVVAFAQPRRRTRRRRAIMPVKSSASFRMTALPMVVTAQLLAAAVLTLTLVWVLHFRGGVSWKPTSNPLFVYTAHPLFMVIGFIICTGEAVMAYRIVLGPRSAKKAVHLLLHLVALTFAAVGLYAAFKFHHDVGLPDIRSLHSWLGIATIALYGLQVSRSPRVALLLCCKPNL from the exons ATGAACCCGCCTCGGATCCGTCACCAGGACACGCCCCCTAACAAGCCACCGTACCATATTATGCCATCACGCGGCGGTAGCGGCAACACGCAGCGGCAACAGGATCCAACTGTGGTGGTGGTAGCCTTTGCGCAGCCGAGGAGGAGAACGAGACGGCGACGCGCCATTATGCCGGTGAAGAGCAGCGCCAGCTTCCGCATGACCGCGCTGCCTATGGTGGTGACGGCGCAGCTGCTGGCGGCTGCCGTGCTCACGCTCACGCTCGTCTGGGTGCTGCACTTTCGTGGTGGCGTCTCGTGGAAGCCGACATCCAACCCTCTCTTCGTCTACACG GCACACCCTCTGTTCATGGTGATCGGCTTTATCATCTGCACCGGAGAAG CGGTGATGGCGTACAGGATCGTGCTGGGCCCGAGGTCGGCCAAGAAGGCGGTGCACCTGCTGCTACATCTCGTAGCCCTCACCTTCGCTGCCGTCGGCCTGTACGCCGCCTTCAAGTTTCACCATGACGTCGGCCTTCCTGACATCCGTTCCCTGCATTCTTGGCTCGGGATTGCCACGATAGCGCTCTATGGTCTTCAGGTGAGTCGGTCACCAAGGGTGGCTCTACTTCTTTGTTGTAAGCCCAATTTGTAG
- the LOC100502266 gene encoding uncharacterized protein isoform X1, with the protein MGSRGRMLFDLNELPAEVEEAAAAVVPKESAAVVPKESAAVVPQEAVVVALQEAAVVVSQPQKSLRVPTTYAPTLFQRGEGSQSQGILNNNAFKHASIGSGFQPFVRNSKDSNNTKEPMKVEDNHNSSIASLSMVNNQITDSAASKVETCNKVSQAIEREEGEWSDADGISENAGSSNKDEFTGTASTNLKKESQESEPHLIKSGDVTKDDTAAECSDAEKVDASEDRVHGSTGSDNMQNSECKGNQPGDDLDLCNRSRDVKGVEANYALRFASNPAKRPKLNEHKEAMLGKKRARQTVFINVEDAKQAGTMKTSTPRRQSSFPAPIVTRTVKEASRGAGEKAAEKQSQQAIRDQRQPEMMGSERSNSADPSDQYTESNGDAELGTQGRSKKMNAEDPASDGYQQPVQRQASFKQSMDLKQPKSRSFSSQRTFLTGTNNADQKPASKRSIISKKQTFVNNVQDSSVERLIREVTNDKFWHNPEEAELECVPGSFESAEEYIRVFEPLLFEECRAQLYSSYEESLEAVGRDAHVAVRVKTVDRRERGWYDVVVLPIHEQKWNFKEGDVAILSFPRPGSAAQSGRSSRRAMGSNEDAVSECGRLVGTVRRHMPIDTRDPIGAIIHFYLGDSFDSNSSEANVLNKLQPRSTWYLTGLGSLATTQREYVALHAFRRLSVQMQNAILQPSPEHFPKYQEQPPVMPDCFTPNFADHLHRSFNGPQLSAIHWAATHTAAGTNNGVLKKQEPWPFTLVQGPPGTGKTHTVWGMLNVIHLVQYQHYYAALLKKLAPESYKQVSGSTSTSSETVAAGSIDELLQSMDQNLFRTLPKLCPKPRMLVCAPSNAATDELLARVLDRGFIDGEMKVYRPDVARVGVDSQSRAAQAVSVERRTDQLLMKGREEVIGWLHQLKAREQQLSQEIAYLQRELNIVAAAGRSQGSVGVDPDVLAQRDRNRDILLQKLAASVESRDKVLVEMSRLLILESRFGLGSNFNMEDARASLEASFANEAEIVFTTVSSSGRKLFSRLTHGFDMVVIDEAAQASEVGVLPPLALGAARCVLVGDPQQLPATVISKAAGTLLYSRSLFERFQQAGCPTILLSVQYRMHPQIREFPSKYFYQGRLTDSESVVKLPDEAYYRDALMAPYIFYDLSHGRESHRGGSSSYQNIHEAQFALRLYEHLQKFLKANGAKKVSVGIITPYKLQLKCLQREFKDVMNTEEGKDIYINTVDAFQGQERDIIIMSCVRASNHGVGFVADIRRMNVALTRARRALWVVGNANALMQSEDWASLIADAKARKCFMDLDCIPKDFLPMKVPSNTPGRNSSNNIRNMRTGGGPRPRHLDMFSEPRTGMNMRPDEDERLNSVPRNGSYRNLDDFVRPGDRPRDNLQFGVPRRPNSSNGRREV; encoded by the exons ATGGGTTCTCGAGGAAGGATGTTATTTGACCTTAACGAACTCCCagcagaagttgaagaagcagcaGCTGCTGTCGTGCCAAAAGAATCTGCTGCTGTTGTGCCAAAAGAATCTGCTGCTGTCGTACCACAAGAAGCTGTTGTTGTGGCGTTACAAGAAGCTGCTGTTGTCGTGTCACAACCTCAGAAATCCCTTCGTGTTCCGACGACATATGCCCCAACCTTGTTTCAGCGAGGGGAAGGATCACAGTCGCAGGGGATATTGAACAATAATGCCTTTAAGCATGCATCCATTGGTTCTGGATTTCAGCCTTTTGTGAGGAACAGCAAAGATTCAAACAATACAAAGGAGCCGATGAAGGTGGAAGATAATCATAATTCTAGTATAGCATCACTGTCCATGGTAAACAATCAGATCACCGACAGTGCTGCTTCAAAGGTTGAGACTTGCAATAAGGTGTCACAAGCCAttgaaagagaagaaggagaatggTCTGATGCAGATGGCATTTCTGAAAATGCAGGGAGTAGCAACAAAGATGAGTTCACTGGTACCGCAAGCACTAATTTGAAGAAAGAATCCCAAGAGAGCGAGCCCCATCTTATTAAATCTGGTGATGTGACTAAAGATGATACTGCTGCGGAATGTAGTGATGCTGAAAAGGTTGATGCATCTGAAGATCGGGTTCACGGGTCCACAGGATCAGATAACATGCAAAATTCTGAATGTAAAGGAAATCAGCCTGGTGATGATCTAGATCTTTGCAACAGGTCAAGGGATGTTAAAGGAGTCGAAGCCAATTATGCTTTGAGGTTTGCGAGCAACCCCGCAAAGAGGCCCAAGTTAAATGAACACAAAGAGGCCATGTTAGGCAAAAAACGAGCTAGGCAAACTGTCTTCATCAATGTAGAGGATGCGAAACAAGCTGGTACAATGAAGACATCAACACCCAGGAGGCAGTCATCTTTTCCAGCACCGATTGTTACACGTACAGTGAAGGAAGCTTCTCGTGGTGCTGGTGAAAAGGCTGCAGAAAAACAAAGTCAGCAAGCAATCAGGGATCAGAGACAACCTGAAATGATGGGATCAGAGCGAAGCAATTCTGCAGATCCTAGTGACCAATACACTGAATCCAATGGTGATGCTGAGTTGGGTACCCAGGGCCGGTCAAAGAAAATGAATGCAGAAGATCCAGCCTCAGATGGGTATCAGCAGCCTgtccaaagacaagcttcattcAAGCAATCCATGGACTTGAAGCAACCAAAAAGCCGATCATTCTCTTCCCAAAGAACATTTCTAACAGGAACAAACAATGCTGATCAGAAGCCAGCCAGCAAAAGGTCTATTATTTCCAAAAAGCAAACTTTTGTAAACAATGTACAGGATTCATCTGTTGAGCGACTTATAAGGGAGGTGACAAACGATAAGTTCTGGCACAATCCAG AGGAGGCAGAACTTGAGTGTGTTCCTGGAAGCTTTGAATCTGCTGAGGAGTACATTAGAGTTTTTGAGCCTTTGCTTTTTGAGGAATGCAGAGCTCAGCTTTATAGTTCGTATGAGGAGAGTCTTGAGGCTGTGGGAAGGGATGCACATGTAGCGGTCCGAGTAAAAACTGTCGATAGACGTGAAAGAG GATGGTACGATGTTGTCGTTCTACCGATCCATGAACAAAAATGGAATTTCAAAGAAGGCGATGTTGCTATTCTATCGTTTCCACGGCCTGGTTCAG CTGCACAATCAGGCCGATCTAGTAGGAGAGCTATGGGTTCAAATGAGGATGCTGTATCAGAATGTGGCCGGCTTGTTGGTACTGTTAGGCGCCACATGCCTATTGATACACGTGATCCTATTGGAGCTATTATCCATTTTTATCTTGGTGATTCATTTGATTCTAACAG CAGTGAGGCTAATGTTCTGAATAAACTCCAACCTCGGAGTACCTGGTATCTAACTGGACTTGGTTCTCTTGCAACAACACAACGAGAATATGTTGCTTTACACGCTTTCCGCCGTCTTAGTGTGCAG ATGCAAAATGCAATACTTCAACCAAGTCCAGAGCATTTCCCGAAGTATCAAGAGCAACCACCAGTCATGCCAGACTGCTTCACCCCAAATTTCGCTGACCATCTCCATCGTAGCTTCAATGGTCCTCAATTGTCGGCAATTCATTGGGCTGCAACACATACAGCTGCTGGCACAAACAATGGTGTCCTAAAGAAACAAGAACCATGGCCTTTCACGTTGGTACAAGGTCCTCCTGGGACAGGGAAAACTCATACTGTGTGGGGGATGCTAAATGTTatccatcttgttcagtatcaacaTTACTATGCTGCTTTGCTTAAGAAGCTTGCTCCTGAAAGTTACAAGCAAGTTAGTGGTAGCACTAGTACCAGCTCAGAGACTGTTGCAGCAGGGTCAATTGATGAACTATTGCAGAGCATGGACCAGAATCTATTTCGCACTCTTCCCAAGCTTTGCCCTAAGCCTCGGATGCTTGTATGTGCCCCATCAAATGCTGCAACAGATGAGCTTCTTGCTCGTGTTCTTGACCGTGGTTTTATAGATGGTGAAATGAAGGTATACCGCCCTGATGTTGCTCGTGTTGGAGTTGATTCACAGTCTCGAGCTGCACAGGCTGTTTCAGTTGAAAGAAGGACAGATCAGCTTTTAATGAAGGGCCGTGAAGAAGTAATTGGGTGGCTACATCAGCTAAAAGCCCGTGAGCAGCAGCTATCACAGGAGATTGCCTATCTTCAAAGGGAACTCAATATAGTTGCAGCGGCTGGTAGATCCCAGGGTTCAGTAGGGGTAGATCCTGATGTTCTTGCTCAAAGGGATCGTAACCGTGATATTCTGCTTCAGAAACTTGCTGCGTCAGTTGAAAGCAGGGATAAAgtattggtggagatgtcacggcTGCTGATATTAGAAAGCAGGTTCGGTCTTGGCAGCAACTTCAATATGGAAGATGCTAGGGCTAGTCTGGAAGCCAGTTTTGCCAATGAAGCTGAGATTGTTTTTACAACTGTGTCAAGTAGCGGGCGTAAGTTATTTTCCCGCCTGACTCATGGCTTTGATATGGTTGTTATTGATGAGGCTGCTCAGGCTAGCGAAGTAGGAGTCCTTCCTCCATTGGCTCTTGGTGCAGCTAGATGTGTCCTGGTTGGTGATCCACAGCAACTCCCTGCTACTGTTATTAGCAAAGCAGCTGGAACTTTGCTTTACAGTAGGAGTCTATTCGAGAGGTTTCAGCAGGCTGGTTGTCCTACCATTTTATTGTCAGTGCAATACAGGATGCATCCCCAGATCCGTGAATTTCCATCAAAATACTTTTATCAAGGCCGTCTTACAGATAGTGAGAGTGTTGTTAAATTACCTGATGAAGCCTATTACAGAGATGCACTTATGGCACCTTATATCTTCTACGACTTGTCACATGGCCGTGAGTCTCATAGGGGTGGGTCATCTTCATATCAGAATATTCATGAAGCGCAGTTTGCATTGCGTTTGTATGAGCACCTTCAGAAGTTCTTGAAAGCTAACGGTGCCAAGAAGGTTTCTGTTGGTATAATCACACCATATAAGTTGCAGTTGAAGTGCCTTCAGCGGGAATTTAAGGATGTTATGAATACTGAGGAAGGGAAGGATATCTACATAAATACAGTTGATGCTTTCCAAGGACAGGAGCGTGACATAATTATTATGTCATGTGTCCGTGCATCAAACCATGGTGTGGGTTTCGTTGCTGATATACGGCGTATGAATGTAGCTCTAACTAGAGCTAGGAGAGCTTTATGG GTTGTTGGTAATGCTAATGCTCTCATGCAGTCTGAGGACTGGGCATCGCTAATAGCGGATGCGAAGGCCAGGAAATGTTTTATGGACCTGGATTGCATTCCCAAGGACTTCTTACCAATGAAGGTTCCATCTAATACTCCAGGTAGGAATTCTTCCAACAACATCCGGAACATGAGGACTGGTGGTGGACCTAGACCAAGACACTTGGACATGTTCTCAGAACCGAGAACTGGTATGAACATGAGGCCCGATGAAGATGAGCGTCTGAATTCTGTTCCAAGAAATGGTAGTTACAGGAATTTGGATGATTTTGTCCGACCTGGTGATCGTCCCAGGGATAATCTGCAGTTTGGAGTTCCCAGGAGGCCAAATTCTTCTAATGGCAGGAGAGAAGTGTAA